In Cicer arietinum cultivar CDC Frontier isolate Library 1 chromosome 7, Cicar.CDCFrontier_v2.0, whole genome shotgun sequence, a single window of DNA contains:
- the LOC140918717 gene encoding uncharacterized protein, with the protein MATGLWDFVAAFAATKDNGPMHLWQPGRQEMATGLWDFVAAFAATKGNGAMHGFRPNYWIWTNHGEGSPTSPSTSIRVENNIVPSSSTNKFGVDYNNYQHFWAMNDMILDVVRVNLLFSEDQYDDTGGFLNEEAHRFYGLLTETNKSLFERSLNSKFSMCIRLLGLKFEFHVLDLTLDLMTKMMLDATHIRDGLPQSYYDAKWLVSKLGLGVKMIDFYVKGCMLYYDNEFGINDTNLVECMFFQQPRYRQRNNSRVRRGKYIPRKAMFYLPIVSRLKKMLASMQTARKMTWHYENRRNQSCDIHLMFRIGTHAKLACPIDMEDTKEFILKFCGKASWFDLHHRLSSVDHAFRWKKTAFIKGYAENLAPPLKLTL; encoded by the exons ATGGCAACGGGACTTtgggattttgtggcggcctttgcagccacaaaggaTAACGGCCCAATGCATTTGTGGCAACCTGGGCGGCAAGAAATGGCAACGGGACTTtgggattttgtggcggcctttgcagccacaaagggTAACGGGGCAAtgc ATGGATTTCGgcctaactactggatttggactaatcatgggGAAGGGTCTCCGACATCGCCTAGTACTAGTATACGTGTGGAGAATAATATCGttccttcaagtagtactaacaAGTTTGGTGTAGATTATaataactatcaacacttttgggcgatgaatgatatgattttGGATGTTGTTAGGGTTAATTTGTTATTTAgtgaagatcaatatgacgatactGGTGGATTtctgaatgaagaagctcatagattttatggtcttttgacAGAGACAAATAAATCATTGTTTGAAAGATCTCTAAACTCAAAGTTttcaatgtgtattagacttTTAGGTCTAAAGTTTGAGTTTCATGTTCTTGATTTAACTTTAGatttgatgactaaaatgatgctagatgCCACACATattagagatggtttgccgcaaagttattacGATGCTAaatggttagtgtcaaagttaggattgGGTGTGAAGATGATTGATTTTTATGTTAAAGGctgcatgttgtattatgacaacGAATTTGGTATAAATGATACCAACTTAGTTGAATGTATGTTTTTTCAACAACCAAGGTATCgccaaaggaataactctagggtacGTAGGGGAAAATATATTCCAAGAAAAGCAATGTTTTAtctacctattgtatcaagattgaAGAAAATGCTTGCATCAATGCAGACTGCAAGAAAGATGACatggcattatgagaatagaagaaatcaGAGTTGCGACATCCATTTGATGTTCAG GATAGGGACCCATGCTAAATTGGCTTGTCCTATTGACATGGAAGACACaaaagaatttattttaaaattctgtGGGAAGGCATCGTGGTTTGACTTGCACCATAGGTTATCATCTGTTGATCATGCATTTAGATGGAAAAAAACTGCATTTATCAAGGGCTATGCAGAAAATCTAGCACCACCGCTTAAATTGACATTAtaa